Within Ovis aries strain OAR_USU_Benz2616 breed Rambouillet chromosome 3, ARS-UI_Ramb_v3.0, whole genome shotgun sequence, the genomic segment AGAACAAAAACTCAATGCATGTTAattattatcattgttgttgTGTTATTCTAgtttcttattaaaaatgaaaaagaggaagTGTTGGTTGCTccctcatgtctgactctttgggatcctgtggactggagcccaccaggctcctctgtccatggaattctccaggcaagaatactggagtggattgccattcctttcttcaggggatcttccagacccagggattgaacctgagtctcctgcagtgcaggtggattctttaccatctgagccatgggaACCAGAGGGTTGGATTATCTTCTTTTAGAGAAGTTAGGATTAGAATCCTAAAGCCTCTTCAGTGTTTCTTACTGAAGAGCATCAGACTTTGATTTTAGACAGCTTTCCTCAGTAGAGAAGAAAGAGACCATTGGTAGTTTTTGAGCTGTTTTCAAAAACTACAATTCCACTAGAAAACCCAtgaagttttttaaggaaaccaaGATGCATCTCTTTGCTGTAGTTATGGTTTTGTCGTTGGTCTCTCTTTCCCCCAAGAAAAGAGGGGGGaaatttctcttttccctcaAATAAGCACCCTATCACCTTCCCCCTCTTCCTGAAACAGTGGAATATTGTTACTCCAGTTTGGAAATCTAGCATGTTGGTGGAAGTGGCAGGGAGAATGAAACAGTGGTTGAAAGTAGGGTATGGAGTCCGATTGATTTGAATTATAGTCCTGGCCCCtttgctgtgtggcctggggtAAATCAtgtagcttctctgagcctcagtaaaATGGGAGCAAAAATGGTTCCTCCTTAAAGGACTGCTGTGATGATTAAAAGGAATAACGTAATTATAAACGGTAGCTAGTCTTTCTATTTTGTGAAAGagtcattatagggtactgggtagaataataataaattggAGCTATTTGAAAACAAATTGCCTAAGGCTTAGAAAATTATTATACTTATCGTTGttataataaaataacataattatTTATTGCATgattattatgtgccaggcaccctcCTAAGCTCTTTGTCTCCAGACTCTCAGCAACAAGTCTGATGGCTTGAGCCTGGACCAGATATGCCCATCTTTTGGTCAAGGTAGGGCACGGTACTTTGCAGGACATTTTCCCAGAGCAGTAGGGAAAGGGAGATTCTCAAAGAAAAATGGGGGTTTCATGGTTAAAAGAAGAGGGAAGGTATACCAGACAAGCAGAAAGCACAGATAACATAGTACTTACAGGGTTAtgatgatgattaaatgagagaatAGCTGTAAATTGATTTAGTAAATGGCTagactcaattaaaaaaatctctacAGTACATTCTTTATCATTCTTTTAACAATACGTTCTGAAACTAATTTTTTGTGGTGCAGACCCTAAGATGTATTATAGCAAACTCCATTGTATTATTAAAATGCTTTATGTTTGCATTCAAAGAGCTTGAATTATTGGACGGGATAAAACAAATCATGGCTTGGGAGCCACGAAGGAATTTTAGATAGGAAAGTATAATCTTTCAGTccaaatttaaagttttttctcTCCTTCAGGTTGAAGCTTAAACTCAACAAAGATGTAGCTCTCACTGTTGGCATTTATAATATGGTCCAGAAGGCTTACAGACCTTCTCCAGTGAGGCTTTATCGTGAAACCAATGAACCAGTGAAAACCAAGACCCGGACATTTAATGTAAATACAGGCAGTTTGCTTTTGCCTAGTGACACCAAGAGGTCCCAGGTAGGTCTTCCTTCTTAACTGAATTTTGTCCTGTTGAACTGTTGAGGGAGACAGGATCAGTCTAACCAGTTGAGTAACCTTTCATGTGTGCATCCTTCCAGCCAAGTTGTTGTCATTACCCTTTGGAATATGGCATCTGGATCAGTAATACCTTAGGGGCTAGAAAGTTAGACCCAGTCATTTGAAAGAGATGTCAGTGAAAGAGATGTCAGCCCTCAGTCACTCAGCACATGCTACTCTGAGTCTCAACAGTCTAATTCTTTGCCCAGTACCACGGCAGAAAGGGTTTTATAGTTGACTAGGTAGGCGAGTTGTGCgtactcagtcctgtccacctctttgcaacccataaactgtagcccaccatggctcctctgtctacgggatttccccggcaggattactggagtgggttgccatttcctgctccagggaatcgtcccggcccagggatcaaacccaagtctcttgcatctcctgcattggcaggcagattctttaccactgtgccgaagggcttccttagtggctcaagtggtaaagaacccggctgccagtgcagaagaccaggtttgatccctgggttgggaagatcccctggagaaggaaatggcaacccattccagtattcttgcctgggaaatcccatgaatagaggagccgggcgggctgtagtccatggggtcacgagagttgaacacagcttagtgactaagcagcaacaaGGAAGATGAGTTAGGGAAAGTGTGAAGTGTGTTAGATGTGAAGTGTACTCTTTTTATAAGGGAGACggtggttgttattgttgttgttttgccaAACTAATCACAGTTCTTCCTGTGTTTTGAAACGATACATGCATGCCTTCCTTAATCTGAAAGACTGACTAAGAATGTAGAACCTTATGTCTCATCCTCTCACCTTTGTTTAATCTGTAGAAGGATTTTAATttattcggctgtgctgggtcttagtcgcAGGATCTGtgatcttccttgtggcatgaaggatcttctGGTTGTGGCACGGAGGATCTTTAttatttagttgcagcattcgAACTATtattagttgtggcacgtgggatctagtttgctgaccaaggatggaacccaggccccctgcattgggagcgtggagtcacTAGACCACcactagccactggaccaccagggaagtcccaatattctgttaatttctgctgtatggcaaagtgattcagttatatctagggcttccctggtagctcagctggtaaagaatccacttgtaatgcaggagacccgggtttgattcctgggtcacgaagttcccactccagtattcttgggattccctggtggctcagtcagtagagaattcgcctgcagtgtgggagatctcagttcagtccctggcttgctcaaagaagggaaaggctacccacatcagtattctggcctggagaatttcacggacagaggcgcctggcaggctatagtccgtggggttccaaagagtcagacacaactgagcaactctcacttacatatatatatatgtgtgtgtgtatatatatatatattcttttccattatgctttatctCAGCTCAGCATGTTGAATATAATTCTTCCCTGTAGAAAGGTTTGATATCTAAAATTAAAGTTGAATGAGTCatcctttctttttaattatgcAAAATGTGGGAGAGCAATTTTGCATAAGTTCAAGACCTAGGAGGATCAACTAAGTGACTAAAATTAGATATTATTTTGATTCAACCCTTGAGATGTTTTTTGGAGCACAAATTTCAGGCCAGAGTGTCTTGCCCTactttccagaaggagaagatgaCAAGAAATTTCCCCTTCCATTTTGGAGGTagctagcactcttgcctggaaaatcccatggacggaggagcctggtgggctgcagtccatggggtcactaagttggacacgactgagcaacctcactttcacttttcactttcatgcattggagaaggaaatggcaacctactgcagtgttcttgcctggagaatcccagggacgggggagcctcatgggctgccgtctgtggggtcgcacagagtcggacacgactgaagcgacttagcagcggcagcagcagcagcagctttccatGTTGGTTTATTGATAGGCAGTACCTCTTCTGGTTACTGAGTTTATCGATTCATTGTGCCTACAAGAAAAATCTtaagagctctttttttttttttttttaataaaactcaaATTTGATTGTTACTAATTTCTGTTACAAATCACATATTTAGGCTCCAGATGCAAATGTTGACATTTGAAAGTGTAACAGATAGTAACAGACGTTTTAAAGAGATGTGTGTATGTCTGCCTCCCGTACTGAGACCTTTCACAGTACCTGACATAGGTCCTCTCAATGAATAGGTAAGGTTTGAGCATCCTTTATGTGTCGGGGTGGTGCCgagagtttgttgttgttgttcactaaagtcgtgtccaactctttgcaacctcatggactgagaGTTTAGTACATGTTGTTACATGAGAGAAAGCATAACTGCTTAAAGAGCCAGGTCTTTAGCACCAGACAGATGTGGTTTGGTTCAAGGCCCAGTTCACTTGTATAACCTGGAGCAAGTTAGTAACTATTGAGCatcagtactgctgctgctgctgctaagtcgcttcagtcgtgtccgactctgtgcgaccccatagatggcagcccaccaggctcccccgtccctgggattctccaggcaagaacactggagtgggttgccatttccttctccaatgcatgaaaatgaagtcactcagtcgtgtccgactcttagcgaccccatggactgcagcctaccaggcttctccgtccatgggattttccagacaagagtactggagtggggtgccacactCATCTGTAAAGCAGAGTTTTTAACATTTATCGCCTAAGAAGTTGTTACAGATGATAAACTGGGTGGCAAAAGTGCAGTGCCTGGTCAGCCCTCAATGAATGTCCATTCTTATTGGTAGGAGGAAGGTGCTTCCTGCCCCTTAGAAGAACGCCGGTTTTAACTCGCTGTTGTCATGTAGCAGCCATTTTGTCTCTGCGTAGCCTCTTTACATGGCTCTCGTCTTTCCCTTTCTATAGATCTATGGGCATCGCCAGATTGTATtagagaaagaggaaacagaagagcTTAAGCGGTTTGATGAACCAGGTTTGATTCTCATCGGTTTCAAGCCCTTGATGATGCTGAAGAAGCACCATTACCTGAGGCCCTCCCTGTTCGTGTACCCCGAGGAGTCCCTGATAAATGGTAAGGGGCACAGGCCATGGGTAAACGAAGAAGTGATGTAGAAGGCAGTTTACCGAGCAGCATTTCCCAAATGCCTGCTGCTGGAAACTGTATAGGAGGCGTTACTGGGTGTTTTGAAAGCATTTCTTATTTTAGAAACATGGGACTAAACAaagatttctttcagttcagttcatttcagtctctcagtcgtgtccgattctttgcaaccccttgaatagtagcacgccaggcctccctgtccatcaccaactcccggagttcactcagactcacgtccatcgagtcagtgataccatccagccatctcatcctcggtcgtccccttctcctcctgcccccaatccctcccagcatcagagtcttttccagtgagtcaactcttcgcatgaggtggccaaagtactggagtttcagctttagcatcattccttccaaagaaatcccagggctgatctccttcagaatggactggttggatctccttgcagtccaagggactctcaagagtcttctccagcaccacagttcaaaagcatcaattctttggtgctcagccttcttcacagtccaactctcacatccatacatgaccgcaggaaaaaccatagccttgactagatggaccttagtcggcaaagtaatgtctctgcttttgaatatgctgtctaggttggtcatgactttccttccaaggagtaagcatcttttaatttcatggctgcagtcatcatctgcagtgattttggagcccaaaacaataaagtctgacactgtttctactgtttccccatctatttcccatgaagtgatgggaccggatgccatgatcttcattttctgaatgttgagctttaagccaactttttcagtctcctctttcatcaagaggcttttagttcctcttcactttctgccgtaagggtggtgtcatctgcatatctgaggctattgataattctcccggcaatcttgattccagcttgtgtttcttccagtccagcatttctcatgatgtactctgcatataagttaaataagcagggtgacaatatacagctttgacgtactccttttcctatttggaaccagtgtggtgttccatgtccagttctaactgttgcttcctgatctgcatacagatttttcaagaggcaggtcaggtgatctggtttAGGACCCAATACACTGATACATATTGTGAATATCCAGGAGGGGATATGAAATTAGCATATTTAAAACTTACttgctttaaaattctttcttggaGCAtcagatagggagtttgggaaaaacaaaacacaaacgtGGCATCTTCCTTAGGGTTGCAATTAGAGATGCATGAACTTGGCcactggactgatgctgaagctgaaactccaatactttgactacttgatgtgaagaaccgactcattggagaagaccctgatgctgggaaagattgaaggtgggaggagaaggggaggacagaggatgagatggttggatggcatcactgacccgatggacatgagtttgagtaggctccgggagttggtgatggacagggaggcctggcgtgttgcagtccatggggttgcagagtcggacacgactgagcaactgaattgaactgaactgaacttgaccaCTGGGTTTATCTGTCCAGACCTATATTCCTTTGTGCTATAACTAATGAACCCCCTGGAATCTGGACCTGACTGGTTTTCATTAGCAATTCAGGCTTATATCATTAGCctgttgttgctgctaagtcacttcagtcatgtctgactctgtgtgatcccatagacagcagcccaccaggctcccctgtccctgggattctccaggcaagaaccctggagtgggttgccatttccttctccaatgcatgaaagtgaaaagtgaaagtgaagtcgctcagttgtgtccgaccctcagtgacgccatggactgcagccttccagactcctccgtccgtgggcttttccaggcaagagtcctggagtggggtgccattgccttctccgatcattAGCCtaatgacagtgaaagtgaactGACATCAGTAATTCACATTCCTAAATGGAGTGTTCGACGCTCCCAATCTCTTACTCCTTTCCTTTTTGTGCCTCTGCTCCCCCAACTTTTCCCTCTGCTCTGGGTCCGTCACCCCTGACCTATCTAAGTGTCAAAAGTCCTtttaagaaaatggaagagaaactGTAGGCTTATAACTTGGGccaagagggaagaaaggaggagacACCTTTAGGATGTAGACCCCTGGGACGTTTGTTTTCCAGGGAGCTCAACTCTGTTCAGTGCTCTGCTCACCAAGTGCCTGGAGAAGGAGGTCTTGGCTGTGTGCAGATACACACCGCGCCAGAACACCCCGCCTTGTTTTGTGGCCTTGGTGCCACAGGAAGAGGAGCTGGATGACCAGAAAATTCAGCTGGCTCCCCCAGGTAGGTGGAAGAGGTGATTTCAGGGCTTTTGAACCTGGCTTAAGCTTTGGAATCACTCATGGGATACCAGCTCAGACCAGCCAAAGCAGAGTCTCTAGGAATGGAGCCTGGGAATTGTGTATTTACAAGGTTGATGTTGTTGTGTCGcgaagtcgtgtccgattcttttgcaaccttatggactgtagcctgacaggctcctctgtccatgggattttccaggcaagagtactaagtgggttgccatttccttctccaggagatcttccagacccagggattgaacccgggtctcccacactgtaggcagacgctttactgtctgagccaccagggaagtcagcccCAGCAGCACAGGACACAAAAGGGTGAATTGGGGCTAAGAGAAAAACGACAACTCGGTGACTGAAGCCTTTTATTAGGTCAAGTCTCTGAAGACATACCTTTCTTCCTCAGGCTTCCAGCTCGTCTTCTTGCCCTATGCTGATGACAAACGGAAGGTGCCCTTTACCGAAAAAGTCATGGCCAACCCAGAGCAGGTAGACAAGATGAAGGCTATTGTTCAGAAGCTCCGCTTCAAGTACAGGCGAGTGATGCATTATTCACAGGCTTTTTTTTGGATCTGCCTCTTGAGTTGAAGCTCTAACTGGAGTTTCGACTTAAACACAGACCAAGAgaatatgattttattattttccattaactGATGGTTTATAACTCTTTAGAAGCTATGCAGAGAGCAAAAGGTCTGGAATTGTGCGAAGTGTTTATAGCTGGTTGACCTGTTGTGCTGAGAAAGCCAGGTTAGTTAGTTGAGTTTGCTCAACAAAGAAGCAGTAAGGAGGAGGTTCTTGGATGGCCTTCTTCTTGATTGTtgtcacacagcaagtaaaaGTAAGTAAATCCAGTGTCAACTGTTGCAAGCTTAAAAGGATAATTATATAATTCCAGTTACTCCCCCTCACATGCATGTAGACCATCTCCCAGAACCTTTGTAAAGTGACACCATTTTTTCACATTCCATCTTTTGTCTCTGGGCTATTTCTGAGCAAACTGACCTTCCTCCTTCAAAGGAAACTTCCTGGTATAGTCCTTTATTGGACAAATGGAAGCAGTGTTCAGATTCTatcatgtgtcaggcactgttctagatacAGTTCCAACAGTATCTCATTTAGATAATTCAATGGCATTTTCATAAGAacctgcccattttacagatgaagcaactgaggcTTAGAGGAGTGAGGCAAGTTGTCCAGATTCACCCAGCTAAAAGGAACGGGGGCCAGGGTTCAAGTCTAGGACTGTATGCCTCtaggttctttctcttttttactctcatgttgcttttgaatatggtaagAGAGACTATCAAGTTCATTATCTCCTCACCGCCCATCATCCGTCCTTCATCTTTTCTCTGTACGTGCCTCCCCTGGCCCTGCCTCCTCTATTTGTGTCTCTGCCCACAGCTGCCAGTGTCAGACAGATaggtgggtattgttttgcttttaagttCACTTTTGGATCTTTAGCATCAGACAGTAAATTGAAAACTGGTAAGAAAGAGGTTGATTCAAGAGAGAAGACTCCCAGCTATTTTACCCTGGGTGTATTTCTCAGCTGACCTTGGGCCTGCACTGTCTCagctgagtttttatttttgttttttaaatatttacatcttttaaaatttattcatattaCTGTTTTATCAGAAGTGACAGCTTTGAGAACCCAGTCTTGCAGCAGCACTTCAGGAACATGGAAGCCTTGGCGCTGGATTTGATGGAGCCTGAGCAAACTGTGGACCTGACATGTAAGGAGGCCATAACCGAGCTGAGAAGTTCTTTTCTTGGGAGgctttcatgttcatttttcctGCTCCAGTACTATGCATGCATTTGCTGGCAGCCTCTAAGTACTTGACCTTGTTGTCCAGGTCATCTCTGCTCGAGAGATTTTCTAGACCAGCTTAGATTGCCTGGGAACAGATCTGGCCAGTTCCGCAGTAAAAGGAGGAGAAAGTGCCAGGTTTCTGAGACCCATCTCTGAAGTAGGCCACCTATGACTCCGTGTTggtaaaagttaaaaacaacaatctgtaccatttattgagtgcttgctgTGTGCCGGGCACTGTTGTCCTATGTGTTGACTCATTTATTCCTGATGACCATGAGGTGGGTGCCGTTACTATCCTAGGTTGCAGAGAAGGGAGTGACTTGCCCCAGGCATTAAGTAGTAGTGGTGGATGGACCTAGGTTTAGAATCCTGTGAGCTGGCCCAGAGCCCTTGCTCTGAACCGCTGTGCCCACTGCTGCTCCATCAGATGGCATGCTCTGCCTTCAGAAAATGTACCTCGTTACCCGGCATGGAGGAGATCTGCCTGGCCTCTGAGCTCCCTGCTGTTCCCTGTCTGGATTGTGACTCTCTGATGTATTTCAGAAAAGGATGCATGACATTTAGCAATGTCAGTAAATACCCAGTGGAAAACAGGTTGGATTTAAGAGACTCTAGACAGAGGTTGAAAAGATCAGAACCGTTAGTTTGGCCTTCTTGGCTTCCCAGTTATTAATGTTCTCTTTCATACTAGACAAAAGGAGCCAGCCTTAAAAACATAAGAGTTATTGGACCTGGGTCATGGTGGTGACTATCAGCTGGGCCTGGCATGCCCCTGACCCCGCACCACTTCAGTCTTCTCTCTCACCCTCCTTCAGTTCATATGCTGCACAGCTGGCCTGCAGGGAGATCCAAAATGTCAGTCTGATCACGTCGCTCCCCCATTCATAGCCCTTCAAAGTCTCCCCAACACTCTTAGCCTGAGGCCTAGTTCCTGGGCAGGCATCTGAGGCTTCCGTGGCCTCGCCATGCTGCCTTTCTAGCCTCCTTGCTGGTCCTGCCCTCCTCATACCCCACCTGCAAGCTGTGCCACCTGCTGTCTCTCATTCCCGTGCCTTCTGCTGAGACTGGACTCAGCTTGCCAGACTGTCTGCACAGAGTCCTTCCTGGCCACTGCCCCACCGTGATCCCGCATGCCTGTGTGGCCTCTTCCTTCACGGCACTGCCGGCCTCTGCTGCGTTGGTGATTTTACCTCCTCTCGCCTGGCCTGTAAGCCCTGAAGGCAGGGACTCTTGTTGAATCCCCTGGCTCTAGCCCTGTTCTCAGCTCTGCCCCTTCTCTGCTGTTTGACCTCAGCGAAGTAATTTAACCTCTCGAATTTCcacctctgtaaaatgaggagagGTTTCCCTACTCCAGAGATTGTTAGGaggagtaaataaaaataatagtaagttTAAAGCATTTAAGAGAGTACCTGGCTGTTGTGCTCATTAAGGGCAATTGTTAGAAGCTACTTGGTAAATGTTAGGCTTTTACTGAGCATTTTTGTGGCCAGGTGAGCTGCCTCCTGGAGCTGCCTTACACCTCCCCGTCTCAGcaattctatattttcttctcttgttccTGTAGATTTGGATTGGGCAGAGGCTGGGCTTGTGACTCACCAGGCCActcttcttgtttttaattttctagtgCCCAAGACTGAAGTAATGGATAAAAGACTGGGCTCCCTTGTGGATGAGTTTAAGGAACTTGTCTACCCACCAGATTATAATCCTGAGGGAAAAGTAACCAAGCGAAAACAAAGTAAGCAGCTGGGCATGGATGTTcagtgggtttctttttttttttttttgctgcaccgcACAGCTTACAGAGCATACTGCCTGTGTTTTcacctagaagttttatggtttcaggtcttacatttaagcctttaatccattttgagttttttttataGTATGGCGTGAGAAAGTAATTGATTGTTTTGTACATAGTTgcccagtttccccagcaccacgtattgaagaggctgtcttttccccctattcttgtttcctttgtcaTATTTATTGCCCGTGTAATGCAGGTTCATTTCTGGACTCTATCTGCTTCACGGATTTGTGTGTCTGTTTCAGGGCCAGTACTAtatttgattactgtagctttgtagtatagtttgaaagtataaatgctttttgaataaaagaaggaaggaatgaatgacTTGCTCACCCAGAATGATCAGGAGTTTGGGGTAAGCTGGTAAGACTTATGACCTTTAACTCCCTCCTAGATgtgatactttttaaattttgtatataaCTGAAGCTGCCTTATCAAGACACCTGTCTTCCTCAAGGTGTGCTAGGTGGGCATCACAGCTTTATGGAAGATGGTTAGCTGCAGCCCTGATCACATGAGGGGCCCTGTGCCATATAGCTGGGATCCCAGTGGTAGCCTTTCCAGTCACTCCCACCTGACCTCTGTCCTCAGATGATGAAAGTTCTGGAAGCAAAAGGCCCAAGGTGGAGTTGTCCGAAGAGGAGCTGAAGGCCCACGTCAGCAAGGGCACACTGGGTAAGCTCACCGTGCCCGCACTGAAGGAAGCCTGCAGGATGTATGGGCTGAAGGGCGGGCTGAAGAAGCAGGAGCTGCTCGATGTCCTCACCGAGCACTTCCAGAAGGCCTGACCAGAGAGCATACAGCCAGCCACCCTTCCACAGTGTAGCCAGGCTGCCCGGTTTTGTTTGTATCAAGTCGAAGCCTTTCTTCTCCTGATCCAGGACGAGTCTGCGTGACAGAACTCAAGAACTTGGTTTATGAGACTTTCTGTTGCCATGGAGATAGCCCGCCCTCTCATTTTGCTGTGCCTTACTCTACTGTCTGAATAAAGAGCCTAACTTTGTACTATATACTGTTCCATAGtgtaaaagagaaaagatgtCTCCTGTGCATCCAAAGAGGCCGTTGGTTGTGAGCTTTACTTTCTCTCCCACTGGGAATGCGTTTCCTCCCAACGGAAACATCAGTGAGGGTAGGGAAGAGTGGGACAGTTAAAGGCACATGAACATGCTTTAGGGATGATAATCCTGGTCAGGTTATATTCTGATCCTGTTTCTTTACACGTGTCACGTTAAGATCTAAAGATCAGATTTCAGCAATAATAATAAGGTAACTTGTCTAATTCTTGTACCACTCGCTTCATGAGTACATAGCAACTCCCCTACTCTTGTTGTATTTTCTTAAGATCACATTCAAGTATATGAAGAGATACACATTTTCTGTTGCCCTGAGAATTTGGGTTGCACTGTAAGTGAAATGAGTTATTCCTGTAATTTTTCAGGGGAGCTGTAGGAAGTTCAAGAAGGAGAGGTTTGATGGGAGAACGGAAAAAGGAGGGGTCCTTGAATCGGgaaaaggggaagaggaggggagggatctCTCCGTGTCTCCCCATaccttccctcctttctcctccctgcccctttcCTTGTTCCTTCTGCAGTTACTGCTTTTGAAGAATTAGcctgagagaaggaaggaaagcacCTGGAAGGGTTTTTATCCTCTGAGGATGGCTTGTAGGTCCTGTGTCTTTGAGACTAGAATGAGCATCTCATGAGGTGAGTGTAGGAAGGATCAGGTTACTCTTGGAAGAGGTTTTCAGTTTTGGATTCTTTGCTCTGagttttatggattttttttaacttctttttgcCTGTGTATGTTTGGAAAGATGTTATATTCTTGTTtggatttctttccttattttgagGAGAGGGAAAATAATTATCCAATTAGATTCCTTTGAGGAGACAGCAAGATAATGCAAAATCATTTAATACAGGAAGTGTTCATTCTTGTTGCTGGGAAATAAGACCACCCCTGCTAAATGACACATTTTTGGAAAACTCTGGGTTCTAGAGAGGGTTACAATGCCACAGAGGTAGATGGAAATCAGGCTGGCCATCTCAAGTAGGAGGGTAAGAATGAGTGCCACCGCTCACTGGGCCTTTGCTTTCAAGCTGGTGAGAAGGcaacctggagagtcccaggctTTTCTGTGCACGCCTGCAGGCCCGTAGGGTCCTTTTCGAAACTCTGTCCTGTTTACAAAATGGAGAGAAGAGTTCAAGGGTCAAACAAAACATGGGT encodes:
- the XRCC6 gene encoding X-ray repair cross-complementing protein 6 isoform X1, with protein sequence MSGWESYYKNQGDEEEEQEEGLEVGGDYSYSGRDSLIFLVDASRAMFESQDEDELTPFDMSIQCIRSVYTNKIISSNRDLLAVVFYGTKKDKNSVNFKNIYVLQELDNPGAKRVQELDKFKGQEGKKYFQDQIGHGSDYSLSEVLWVCANLFSDVQFKMSHKRIMLFTNEDDPHGDDSAKASRARTKAGDLRDTGIFLDLMHLKKRGGFDISLFYRDIIVAEDEDVGIHFEESSKLEDLLRKVRAKETRKRVLYRLKLKLNKDVALTVGIYNMVQKAYRPSPVRLYRETNEPVKTKTRTFNVNTGSLLLPSDTKRSQIYGHRQIVLEKEETEELKRFDEPGLILIGFKPLMMLKKHHYLRPSLFVYPEESLINGSSTLFSALLTKCLEKEVLAVCRYTPRQNTPPCFVALVPQEEELDDQKIQLAPPGFQLVFLPYADDKRKVPFTEKVMANPEQVDKMKAIVQKLRFKYRSDSFENPVLQQHFRNMEALALDLMEPEQTVDLTLPKTEVMDKRLGSLVDEFKELVYPPDYNPEGKVTKRKQNDESSGSKRPKVELSEEELKAHVSKGTLGKLTVPALKEACRMYGLKGGLKKQELLDVLTEHFQKA
- the XRCC6 gene encoding X-ray repair cross-complementing protein 6 isoform X2, encoding MSGWESYYKNQGDEEEEQEEGLEVGGDYSYSGRDSLIFLVDASRAMFESQDEDELTPFDMSIQCIRSVYTNKIISSNRDLLAVVFYGTKKDKNSVNFKNIYVLQELDNPGAKRVQELDKFKGQEGKKYFQDQIGHGSDYSLSEVLWVCANLFSDVQFKMSHKRIMLFTNEDDPHGDDSAKASRARTKAGDLRDTGIFLDLMHLKKRGGFDISLFYRDIIVAEDEDVGIHFEESSKLEDLLRKVRAKETRKRVLYRLKLKLNKDVALTVGIYNMVQKAYRPSPVRLYRETNEPVKTKTRTFNVNTGSLLLPSDTKRSQIYGHRQIVLEKEETEELKRFDEPGLILIGFKPLMMLKKHHYLRPSLFVYPEESLINGSSTLFSALLTKCLEKEVLAVCRYTPRQNTPPCFVALVPQEEELDDQKIQLAPPGFQLVFLPYADDKRKVPFTEKVMANPEQVDKMKAIVQKLRFKYRSDSFENPVLQQHFRNMEALALDLMEPEQTVDLTYDESSGSKRPKVELSEEELKAHVSKGTLGKLTVPALKEACRMYGLKGGLKKQELLDVLTEHFQKA